The following coding sequences lie in one Apium graveolens cultivar Ventura chromosome 3, ASM990537v1, whole genome shotgun sequence genomic window:
- the LOC141713774 gene encoding secreted RxLR effector protein 161-like — protein sequence MIGGLRYLVHTRPDIAFAVGIVSRFMEHPTIMHMNAAKRILSDLDGNIVDRKSTGGVTFYLNDSLITWISQKQKCVALSSCEAEFMAATAAACQGI from the exons ATGATTGGTGGCTTAAGATACTTGGTACATACTCGACCGGATATTGCATTTGCAGTGGGCATTGTTAGTCGATTCATGGAACATCCTACTATTATGCACATGAATGCAGCAAAACGCATTCTCAG TGATTTGGATGGTAACATTGTTGATCGGAAAAGCACTGGGGGAGTTACATTTTATCTGAATGACAGCCTTATTACTTGGATCTCTCAGAAGCAAAAGTGTGTAGCATTGTCGTCGTGCGAAGCCGAGTTCATGGCGGCAACAGCAGCAGCATGCCAAGGGATCTAG
- the LOC141713775 gene encoding uncharacterized protein LOC141713775 — MEPSKIKEGGVGLSYPMLTKSNYASSSIKMKVNMQAHGVWEAIDPKDPKGKVVKKIDKVALAVIYQGVPEDILLSLAEKNTAKEAWDAIKTMCLGADRVRTAKIQTLKAEFELLTMKEIEPIDEFIMKLNNLVTNIRALGEEVQESYVVKKLLRAVPTKFLQIASTIEQFGDIEQMTIEETVGSLKIHEERLKGSNNCGGGGSQLLLTEEEWTRREANEGKLLMTREEWARRNNRGSGGTFANQRSPNKEGGRLVRDRSKVKCFNCHMYGHFAVDCTKPKRTRDQKAEVNMAHIDDDEPALLLTEHRDKDVNMMLLNVEKVTPKLNLRGDEKSSDSNIWYLDNGASNHMMG, encoded by the coding sequence ATGGAGCCGAGCAAAATCAAGGAAGGTGGAGTGGGTCTGAGTTATCCGATGTTGACAAAGAGCAACTATGCTTCGTCGTCTATAAAGATGAAGGTGAATATGCAGGCACATGGTGTGTGGGAAGCTATTGACCCCAAGGACCCCAAGGGCAAAGTTGTTAAAAAAATCGATAAGGTCGCTTTGGCAGTGATTTACCAAGGTGTACCGGAAGACATTTTGCTGTCGTTGGCGGAGAAAAACACAGCAAAGGAAGCTTGGGATGCGATCAAGACTATGTGTCTCGGTGCAGATCGTGTAAGAACAGCCAAGATACAAACTCTGAAGGCAGAGTTTGAGTTATTGACAATGAAAGAGATAGAGCCAATTGACGAGTTCATTATGAAACTTAACAATTTGGTGACAAACATCAGGGCTCTAGGTGAAGAAGTTCAGGAGAGTTACGTGGTGAAGAAATTGTTGCGAGCTGTTCCAACAAAATTCTTACAAATAGCTTCAACGATTGAGCAGTTTGGCGATATTGAACAGATGACTATTGAGGAAACTGTTGGGTCCTTGAAAATTCATGAAGAGAGATTGAAGGGATCGAACAACTGCGGTGGAGGTGGGAGTCAGCTGCTGCTCACAGAAGAAGAATGGACGAGGAGGGAAGCTAATGAGGGAAAGTTGTTGATGACTCGAGAAGAATGGGCAAGACGAAACAACAGAGGAAGTGGTGGTACCTTCGCTAATCAGAGGAGTCCTAACAAGGAAGGGGGACGACTGGTTCGTGATAGATCCAAAGTTAAGTGTTTCAATTGTCATATGTATGGGCATTTTGCAGTTGACTGTACTAAGCCCAAACGCACTAGAGATCAAAAGGCTGAGGTTAACATGGCTCACATTGATGATGATGAACCTGCGTTGCTGTTAACGGAGCATCGAGACAAGGATGTGAACATGATGTTGCTGAATGTGGAGAAGGTCACACCAAAACTGAACTTACGTGGTGACGAGAAATCTAGTGACTCTAATATCTGGTACCTAGACAACGGTGCAAGCAATCATATGATGGGATAA